One region of Trichosurus vulpecula isolate mTriVul1 chromosome 1, mTriVul1.pri, whole genome shotgun sequence genomic DNA includes:
- the MRPL15 gene encoding 39S ribosomal protein L15, mitochondrial, which translates to MAGPVCSGAGGGGAKALDLLRSLPRVSLANLKPSPGSKKPDRQRRGRRRGRKCGRGHKGERQRGTRPRLGFEGGQTPFYLRIPKYGFNEGHSFRRQYHPLSLNRLQYLIDLGRVDPTQPIDLTQLVNGRGVTIQPLKRDYGVQLVEEGADTFKAKINIEVQMASELAIAAIERNGGVITTAFYDPRSLEILCKPVPFFLRGKPIPKRMLPPEELVPYYTDARNRGYLADPAQFPEARLELAKKYGYILPDITKDELFKMLSTRKDPRQIFFGLAPGWVVNMAEKKILKPTDENLLKYYSS; encoded by the exons ATGGCGGGGCCGGTGTGCAGCGGCGCCGGTGGCGGCGGAGCCAAGGCCCTGGACCTTCTGCGCTCTCTGCCGCGTGTCAGCCTGGCCAACCTGAAGCCCAGCCCTGGCTCCAAAAAACCG GATCGACAAAGAAGAGGCCGGAGAAGGGGCAGAAAATGTGGACGAGGACacaaaggagaaaggcagagaggaacCAGGCCTCGGCTAGGGTTTGAGGGAGGTCAGACCCCATTTTATCTTCGCATCCCAAAGTATGGATTTAATGAAGGACACAG CTTTAGGCGTCAGTACCATCCTTTGAGTCTCAATAGACTACAGTACTTGATCGATTTAGGACGAGTAGATCCTACCCAACCTATTGATTTAACCCAACTGGTCAATGGAAGAGGTGTGACAATTCAGCCACTTAAAAGGGATTATGGTGTACAGCTGGTGGAAGAG GGTGCTGATACCTTTAAGGCTAAAATTAATATTGAAGTTCAGATGGCTTCAGAGTTAGCCATAGCTGCAATTGAAAGAAATGGTGGTGTTATTACTACAGCATTTTATGATCCAAGAAGCCTGG AGATTCTCTGCAAACCTGTACCATTTTTTCTTCGTGGAAAACCTATTCCCAAGCGAATGCTCCCACCTGAAGAATTGGTGCCATACTACACTGATGCCAGGAACCGCGGCTACCTGGCAGATCCAGCCCAGTTTCctgaagcaagacttgaactagCCAAGAAATATGGTTACATTTTACCTGACATCACTAAGGATGAACTCTTCAAAATGCTGAGTACTCGAAAGGATCCAAGGCAGATTTTCTTTGGTCTTGCTCCAGGTTGGGTAGTAAATATGGCTGAAAAGAAAATCTTGAAGCCCACAGATGAAAACCTCCTTAAATACTATAGCTCATAA